In Mytilus edulis chromosome 4, xbMytEdul2.2, whole genome shotgun sequence, the following proteins share a genomic window:
- the LOC139518559 gene encoding uncharacterized protein, with translation MKLSICVLIAIFGCAYGTGKGGGGGGAIIVGGGSGGGGYGGYGDGGYGGYGSGGGGGGGYGGYGGYGGGNGGGVILVGGGSGGGGGYGGYGGYGGGKGYGSGGGGGGGYGGYGGYGGGNGGGVILVGSGGGYGGYGGGNGGGYGGYGGGNGGGYGGGKGYGGGYGGGNGGYGVQLVSLGNLGGGGGYGGYGGGNGGGYGGYGGGNGGYVSYGGYGGGNGGGYGGYGGYGGGNGGGNGGGYGYGGYGKKSY, from the exons ATGAAGTTATCCATTTGCGTTCTCATTGCCATTTTCGGCTGTGCCTATGGCACTGGAAagggtggtggtggtggtggtgccATCATTGTAGGAGGTGGAAGTGGCGGTGGAGGCTATGGTGGATACGGTGATGGAGGTTATGGTGGATACGGCAGTGGAGGTGGCGGTGGAGGTGGATATGGAGGTTATGGTGGCTACGGAGGTGGAAATGGTGGTGGTGTCATCCTTGTAGGAGGCGGAAGTGGCGGTGGAGGTGGATATGGAGGTTATGGTGGTTATGGAGGTGGAAAAGGATACGGCAGTGGAGGTGGCGGTGGAGGTGGATATGGAGGTTATGGTGGCTACGGAGGTGGAAATGGTGGTGGTGTCATCCTTGTAGGAAGCGGAGGTGGATATGGAGGTTATGGTGGTGGAAACGGCGGAGGATATGGTGGATACGGTGGAGGAAACGGCGGAGGATACGGCGGTGGAAAAGGATACGGTGGTGGATATGGTGGTGGTAACGGTGGATATGGTGTTCAACTCGTCAGTTTAGGTAACCTCGGAGGAGGAGGTGGATATGGTGGATACGGTGGTGGAAACGGAGGAGGATACGGAGGATACGGTGGTGGAAACGGAGGGTATGTAAGCTATGGAGGTTATGGTGGTGGAAATGGAGGAGGATACGGAGGATACGGTGGATACGGAGGTGGAAACGGAGGAGGAAATGGCGGAGGATATGGATATGGAGGTTACGGCAAAAAAT CCTATTAA
- the LOC139520996 gene encoding uncharacterized protein isoform X2 → MKLSICVLIAIFGCAYGTGKGGGGGGAIIVGGGSGGGGYGGYGDGGYGGYGRGGGGGGGGGGGYGGYGGYGGGNGGGVILVGGGSGGGGGYGGYGGYGGGNGGGVILVGSGGGYGGYGGGNGGGYGGYGGGNGGGYVSYGGGYGGGKGYGGRYGGGNGGYGGGNGGYGVQLVSLGNLGGGGGYGGYGGGNGGGYGGYGGGNGGYVSYGGYGGGNGGGYGGYGGGNGGYGGYGGGNGGGYGYGGYGKKSY, encoded by the exons ATGAAGTTATCCATTTGCGTTCTCATTGCCATTTTCGGCTGTGCCTATGGCACTGGAAagggtggtggtggtggtggtgccATCATTGTAGGAGGTGGAAGTGGCGGTGGAGGCTATGGTGGATACGGTGATGGAGGTTATGGTGGATACGGCAGAGGAGGTGGCGGTGGAGGTGGCGGTGGAGGTGGATATGGAGGTTATGGTGGCTACGGAGGTGGAAATGGTGGTGGTGTCATCCTTGTAGGAGGCGGAAGTGGCGGTGGAG GTGGATATGGAGGTTATGGTGGCTACGGAGGTGGAAATGGTGGTGGTGTCATCCTTGTAGGAAGCGGAGGTGGATATGGAGGATATGGTGGAGGAAACGGCGGAGGATATGGTGGATACGGTGGAGGAAACGGCGGAGGATATGTAAGCTATGGCGGAGGATACGGCGGTGGAAAAGGATACGGTGGTCGATATGGTGGTGGTAACGGTGGATATGGTGGTGGTAACGGAGGATATGGTGTTCAACTCGTCAGTTTAGGTAACCTAGGAGGAGGAGGTGGATATGGTGGATACGGTGGTGGAAACGGAGGTGGATACGGAGGATACGGTGGTGGAAACGGAGGGTATGTAAGCTATGGCGGTTATGGTGGTGGAAATGGAGGAGGATACGGTGGATACGGAGGTGGAAACGGAGGATACGGTGGATACGGAGGTGGAAATGGTGGAGGATACGGATATGGAGGTTACGGCAAAAAAT CCTACTAA
- the LOC139520994 gene encoding uncharacterized protein isoform X1, with amino-acid sequence MKLSICVLIAIFGCAYGTGKGGGGGGAIIVGGGSGGGGYGGYGDGGYGGYGRGGGGGGGGGGGYGGYGGYGGGNGGGVILVGGGSGGGGGYGGYGGYGGGKGYGSGGGGGGGGGGGYGGYGGYGGGNGGGVILVGSGGGYGGYGGGNGGGYGGYGGGNGGGYGGYGGGNGGGYVSYGGGYGGGKGYGGGYGGGNGGYGVQLVSLGNLGGGGGGYGGYGGGNGGGYGGYGGGNGGYVSYGGYGGGNGGGYGGYGAGNGGYGGYGGGNGGGYGYGGYGKKSY; translated from the exons ATGAAGTTATCCATTTGCGTTCTCATTGCCATTTTCGGCTGTGCCTATGGCACTGGAAagggtggtggtggtggtggtgccATCATTGTAGGAGGTGGAAGTGGCGGTGGAGGCTATGGTGGATACGGTGATGGAGGTTATGGTGGATACGGCCGTGGAGGTGGCGGTGGAGGTGGCGGTGGAGGTGGATATGGAGGTTATGGTGGCTACGGAGGTGGAAATGGTGGTGGTGTCATCCTTGTAGGAGGCGGAAGTGGCGGTGGAGGTGGATATGGAGGTTATGGAGGTTATGGAGGTGGAAAAGGATACGGCAGTGGAGGTGGCGGTGGAGGTGGCGGTGGAGGTGGATATGGAGGTTATGGTGGCTACGGAGGTGGAAATGGTGGTGGTGTCATCCTTGTAGGAAGCGGAGGTGGATATGGAGGTTATGGTGGTGGAAACGGCGGAGGATACGGTGGATATGGTGGTGGAAACGGCGGAGGATATGGTGGATACGGTGGAGGAAACGGCGGAGGATATGTAAGCTATGGCGGAGGATACGGCGGTGGAAAAGGATACGGTGGTGGATATGGTGGTGGTAACGGTGGATATGGTGTTCAACTCGTCAGTTTAGGTAACCTAGGAGGAGGAGGAGGTGGATATGGTGGATACGGTGGTGGAAACGGAGGTGGATACGGAGGATACGGTGGTGGAAACGGAGGGTATGTAAGCTATGGCGGTTATGGTGGTGGAAATGGAGGAGGATACGGTGGATACGGAGCTGGAAACGGAGGATACGGTGGATACGGAGGTGGAAATGGTGGAGGATACGGATATGGAGGTTACGGCAAAAAAT CCTACTAA
- the LOC139520994 gene encoding uncharacterized protein isoform X2 produces the protein MKLSICVLIAIFGCAYGTGKGGGGGGAIIVGGGSGGGGYGGYGDGGYGGYGRGGGGGGGGGGGYGGYGGYGGGNGGGVILVGGGSGGGGGYGGYGGYGGGNGGGVILVGSGGGYGGYGGGNGGGYGGYGGGNGGGYGGYGGGNGGGYVSYGGGYGGGKGYGGGYGGGNGGYGVQLVSLGNLGGGGGGYGGYGGGNGGGYGGYGGGNGGYVSYGGYGGGNGGGYGGYGAGNGGYGGYGGGNGGGYGYGGYGKKSY, from the exons ATGAAGTTATCCATTTGCGTTCTCATTGCCATTTTCGGCTGTGCCTATGGCACTGGAAagggtggtggtggtggtggtgccATCATTGTAGGAGGTGGAAGTGGCGGTGGAGGCTATGGTGGATACGGTGATGGAGGTTATGGTGGATACGGCCGTGGAGGTGGCGGTGGAGGTGGCGGTGGAGGTGGATATGGAGGTTATGGTGGCTACGGAGGTGGAAATGGTGGTGGTGTCATCCTTGTAGGAGGCGGAA GTGGCGGTGGAGGTGGATATGGAGGTTATGGTGGCTACGGAGGTGGAAATGGTGGTGGTGTCATCCTTGTAGGAAGCGGAGGTGGATATGGAGGTTATGGTGGTGGAAACGGCGGAGGATACGGTGGATATGGTGGTGGAAACGGCGGAGGATATGGTGGATACGGTGGAGGAAACGGCGGAGGATATGTAAGCTATGGCGGAGGATACGGCGGTGGAAAAGGATACGGTGGTGGATATGGTGGTGGTAACGGTGGATATGGTGTTCAACTCGTCAGTTTAGGTAACCTAGGAGGAGGAGGAGGTGGATATGGTGGATACGGTGGTGGAAACGGAGGTGGATACGGAGGATACGGTGGTGGAAACGGAGGGTATGTAAGCTATGGCGGTTATGGTGGTGGAAATGGAGGAGGATACGGTGGATACGGAGCTGGAAACGGAGGATACGGTGGATACGGAGGTGGAAATGGTGGAGGATACGGATATGGAGGTTACGGCAAAAAAT CCTACTAA
- the LOC139520996 gene encoding uncharacterized protein isoform X1: MKLSICVLIAIFGCAYGTGKGGGGGGAIIVGGGSGGGGYGGYGDGGYGGYGRGGGGGGGGGGGYGGYGGYGGGNGGGVILVGGGSGGGGGYGGYGGYGGGKGYGSGGGGGGGYGGYGGYGGGNGGGVILVGSGGGYGGYGGGNGGGYGGYGGGNGGGYVSYGGGYGGGKGYGGRYGGGNGGYGGGNGGYGVQLVSLGNLGGGGGYGGYGGGNGGGYGGYGGGNGGYVSYGGYGGGNGGGYGGYGGGNGGYGGYGGGNGGGYGYGGYGKKSY; encoded by the exons ATGAAGTTATCCATTTGCGTTCTCATTGCCATTTTCGGCTGTGCCTATGGCACTGGAAagggtggtggtggtggtggtgccATCATTGTAGGAGGTGGAAGTGGCGGTGGAGGCTATGGTGGATACGGTGATGGAGGTTATGGTGGATACGGCAGAGGAGGTGGCGGTGGAGGTGGCGGTGGAGGTGGATATGGAGGTTATGGTGGCTACGGAGGTGGAAATGGTGGTGGTGTCATCCTTGTAGGAGGCGGAAGTGGCGGTGGAGGTGGATATGGAGGTTATGGTGGTTATGGAGGTGGAAAAGGATACGGCAGTGGAGGTGGTGGTGGAGGTGGATATGGAGGTTATGGTGGCTACGGAGGTGGAAATGGTGGTGGTGTCATCCTTGTAGGAAGCGGAGGTGGATATGGAGGATATGGTGGAGGAAACGGCGGAGGATATGGTGGATACGGTGGAGGAAACGGCGGAGGATATGTAAGCTATGGCGGAGGATACGGCGGTGGAAAAGGATACGGTGGTCGATATGGTGGTGGTAACGGTGGATATGGTGGTGGTAACGGAGGATATGGTGTTCAACTCGTCAGTTTAGGTAACCTAGGAGGAGGAGGTGGATATGGTGGATACGGTGGTGGAAACGGAGGTGGATACGGAGGATACGGTGGTGGAAACGGAGGGTATGTAAGCTATGGCGGTTATGGTGGTGGAAATGGAGGAGGATACGGTGGATACGGAGGTGGAAACGGAGGATACGGTGGATACGGAGGTGGAAATGGTGGAGGATACGGATATGGAGGTTACGGCAAAAAAT CCTACTAA